Part of the Peptococcaceae bacterium genome, CAGCCAGCGCGGCTGTCCCCGCAATAAAACCGTCAATGACGACGGCTGTCCTGCGGGCTGCAGCAGCGAGGCAGCACCCGACCAGGCCGGCGAGATCAAGACCGCCCACCTTAGCCAGAACGTCTATGGGATCGCGCCCATCAGGCCGGTTAACGGCAAGCGCCTCCCTGACAGCCTTCAACTTTAAGCGGTAAGCCTCATCGCCGCCTCCCGTCCCTGCTCCCACCACCTCTTGGGGGCATACGCCGGTCAACCCCGCCAGGACAGCAGCAGTAGTGGTGGTATTGCAGATACCTACTTCGCCGGTACCCAGCACCCCTATCCCGCTTTCAATAAGGAAATTGGCCGCTTCAATCCCCACTTCAACAGCCCTGATCGCTTCCTCCCTGGTCATAGCCGGACCCTTGACGATATTGCCAGTGCCGTTCTTGATTTTTCTCGACAGGATGTGTTCGCCTCGAACTTCGCCCTTTATCCCCACATCTACAACCAGCAGGCGGCAGCCGGCATGCCGCGCCAGCACAGAAACGCCAATCAGGCCTGGTCCGGCCAGTTCCGCCACAACCCTGGTGATTTCCTGGGGATAGGTGTGAAAACCTTCTTCATAAACACCGTTGTCAGCAGCCATCATGACGATACCCTTAGGCCTGACCCGGGGAAGAGTCTCGCCGTAAATCCCGGCCAACTGGACCGCCAGGTCCTCAAGTTTACCCAGGCTGCCCGGCGGCTTCAGCAAGCCGTCCAGCCTGTCACGGGCTTTGGCCATAGCTGTTTCGTCAAGCGGAGCAATGTTGTTCAAGGTTTCGGCCATCAGTTGATCCATATGCACCTTCTCCTTTAAATGTTTTACTTCATTAATTTAAAAGTCCACGGTACTATTACCGTGGACTTTGCCATCATCCATGTTTTTGATTCATTCAGGCAGGTCTCCTGGCTCTGGCTCCTCGCCTGCTGTGACCTTCCCGCAAAACGCGGTGGCAGTCTGCATACTGCAGCACAGCGGCTCCCCAGTTACAGTGGCGGGTCCGCCGGGGATTTGCACCCCGTTCCCTATTCTCCCCTAAGGGCACCTGGATGAGTGATTGT contains:
- the cobT gene encoding nicotinate-nucleotide--dimethylbenzimidazole phosphoribosyltransferase — encoded protein: MDQLMAETLNNIAPLDETAMAKARDRLDGLLKPPGSLGKLEDLAVQLAGIYGETLPRVRPKGIVMMAADNGVYEEGFHTYPQEITRVVAELAGPGLIGVSVLARHAGCRLLVVDVGIKGEVRGEHILSRKIKNGTGNIVKGPAMTREEAIRAVEVGIEAANFLIESGIGVLGTGEVGICNTTTTAAVLAGLTGVCPQEVVGAGTGGGDEAYRLKLKAVREALAVNRPDGRDPIDVLAKVGGLDLAGLVGCCLAAAARRTAVVIDGFIAGTAALAAVRLNPLVRNYLIPSHLSAEKGARLVLEKLEMEPLLLMNMRLGEGTGAALAFSLIDAACKIINEMGSFADLDSV